The following proteins are encoded in a genomic region of Gossypium hirsutum isolate 1008001.06 chromosome D05, Gossypium_hirsutum_v2.1, whole genome shotgun sequence:
- the LOC107905503 gene encoding L10-interacting MYB domain-containing protein isoform X1, whose amino-acid sequence MDHEAGQPKQERSRTRWTASLDRIFADLVVKQIKLGSRPNNVFDKKTWNIIRDEFNKQTDLNFNNNQLRKHLDVLRIRFYNLKSAYDQNDFASMEDSCCIGFDLWEDIGAQPRPEPIKIKDCPIYEQLCTIFTDSSADGKYAQSSHFEGLEKTVGNDTSVLISCPDDNPLTSRLTQSGSLSEKLTKSIAERKRRRPSEAQSCLDQSRKDEEISETMAGALLDMVAAWRSRSTIATKRSDEKFSITNCIKALDEIEDIEEWLYFASLDLFEDPTLRKTFISLEGGKIRLTWLQEKCEKPAMTCVEGKG is encoded by the exons ATGGATCATGAAGCCGGTCAGCCAAAACAGGAGCGCTCAAGAACAAGGTGGACTGCGTCCCTTGATAGGATATTTGCAGACTTGGTAGTGAAGCAAATTAAATTGGGAAGCAGGCCAAACAATGTTTTTGACAAGAAAACATGGAATATCATACGTGATGAATTCAACAAGCAAACAGATCTTAACTTCAATAACAATCAGTTGAGAAAGCACCTGGATGTTCTGAGAATACGGTTCTATAACCTCAAGTCAGCTTATGATCAAAATGACTTTGCATCCATGGAGGACTCTTGTTGCATCGGGTTTGACCTGTGGGAAGACATTGGG GCACAGCCTAGGCCTGAGCCAATCAAAATCAAGGACTGCCCCATATATGAGCAACTATGTACAATATTTACTGATTCATCTGCTGATGGGAAGTATGCCCAATCAAGTCACTTTGAGGGACTAGAAAAAACTGTTGGAAATGATACCAGTGTCTTAATTTCATGCCCAGATGATAATCCACTCACCTCAAGGTTAACCCAAAGCGGTTCATTGTCTGAAAAGTTGACTAAGAGTATTGCAGAGAGAAAAAGAAGACGACCATCTGAGGCACAATCTTGTTTAGATCAGAGCAGAAAGGATGAAGAAATCTCTGAGACTATGGCTGGAGCCTTGTTAGATATGGTTGCGGCTTGGAGGTCAAGGAGTACAATTGCCACAAAACGAAGTGATGAGAAATTTAGCATAACTAATTGCATTAAAGCATTGGATGAGATAGAAGACATTGAAGAGTGGCTCTATTTTGCATCTCTTGACCTCTTCGAAGACCCCACCCTAAGGAAAACCTTTATCTCTTTAGAAGGTGGCAAGATTAGGCTGACATGGTTGCAAGAGAAGTGTGAGAAACCTGCAATGACCTGTGTCGAAGGTAAAGGGTGA
- the LOC107905503 gene encoding putative HVA22-like protein g isoform X2, protein MIGSFLTRGLVTVFAYAFPAYECYKTVEMNKPDVEELRFWCQYWILVAVLTVSERIGDAFVSWVPMYSEAKLAFFIYLWYPKTRGTSYVYDSFFRPYVAKHENEIDCNLLELRTRAGDMAVLYWQRVASYGQTRVFEILQYVASQSTPRPHHAKNSQAQVDRARQPSGVPIRQSSSKAQAAHPEAEEPPSPTSSTFSSQNPKEVAEEVGPSKVASQVAKSATPSASSNSQKPDPASESTSQPADTEAEAMQIEPVLPSTRNEVTNPPPKVTLMEESIRVTRGRLRKSRSGTR, encoded by the exons ATGATTGGATCCTTTCTTACCAGAGGACTAGT GACGGTTTTTGCCTATGCTTTTCCAGCATATGAATGTTATAAAACTGTTGAAATGAATAAGCCTGACGTTGAGGAACTGCGCTTTTGGTGCCAGTACTG GATATTGGTGGCTGTTTTGACGGTTAGTGAGAGAATTGGTGATGCTTTTGTTTCATG GGTTCCAATGTACAGTGAAGCTAAGTTGGCTTTCTTTATTTACTTGTGGTACCCGAAAACAAGG GGAACTTCTTATGTGTATGACTCCTTCTTTAGACCATATGTTGCAAAGCATGAAAATGAAATTGACTGTAACTTGTTGGAACTAAGGACTAGAGCTGGTGATATGGCAGTTCTTTACTGGCAAAGAGTTGCTAGCTACGGCCAGACAAGAGTTTTTGAGATCCTGCAATATGTTGCTTCACAGTCAACCCCAAGACCTCACCATGCTAAG AATTCTCAGGCACAAGTTGATAGGGCTCGCCAACCCTCTGGTGTGCCAATCCGCCAATCATCTAGTAAAGCACAAGCAGCACATCCTGAGGCTGAAGAACCGCCTTCCCCGACATCAAGCACATTTTCAAGTCAAAACCCAAAGGAAGTAGCTGAAGAGGTGGGACCTTCAAAGGTGGCTTCACAGGTGGCTAAATCAGCTACCCCATCAGCATCCTCAAATAGCCAAAAACCAGATCCTGCATCTGAAAGTACCAGTCAGCCTGCAGATACCGAAGCAGAAGCAATGCAAATTGAACCGGTGTTGCCTTCTACACGGAATGAAGTCACAAACCCTCCCCCAAAAGTGACTCTCATGGAAGAAAGCATTCGAGTCACACGTGGTAGATTGAGGAAAAGCCGTTCAGGAACCCGTTAA